One genomic window of Pelagicoccus sp. SDUM812003 includes the following:
- a CDS encoding GNAT family N-acetyltransferase — protein RIVGDGGLFFYVQDIIVKEKYRGNGFSRLIMDDLLEYLRGVAKKGAFVGLFSVKGVEPLYESYGFVSRPNDTFGAGMFIPVENLMKIKQNQSAHTTPASAPR, from the coding sequence GAAGGATCGTTGGCGACGGTGGCCTCTTCTTCTACGTCCAAGACATCATCGTAAAAGAGAAGTATCGAGGAAATGGATTCTCCAGATTGATAATGGATGATCTCCTCGAGTACTTGCGGGGAGTTGCCAAGAAAGGAGCTTTCGTAGGTTTGTTCTCGGTAAAGGGAGTCGAACCACTCTACGAGTCCTACGGATTTGTCTCCCGACCAAATGACACGTTTGGAGCTGGAATGTTTATCCCCGTTGAAAACCTAATGAAAATAAAGCAGAACCAGTCAGCCCATACAACTCCAGCCAGCGCTCCGCGCTGA